One stretch of Streptomyces agglomeratus DNA includes these proteins:
- a CDS encoding Tat pathway signal sequence domain protein has protein sequence MHRTVRRHLGKVLAGAAIAVTGTAVMIGVTLPGPAGAADDTRGGRTGSATAAGSTGGEQSAQGDRAAEDGGSAQAGQAPEPGVVEAAPAEGEQGTGRDPLTDAELERVEKLALTPSQFAGGRDVEGDRGPQHLATNLSEIQPSEVDDAAPPRRADISYYDYKRDALVTKTVNLATGKVERTGVLKGVQPSPTRAENREATELILASPHGKGLKEDYQDAMGKPLTSVDQLWVNGGIYRADREENVPAALAKCGEHRCVRVTSKVVNGPWIDTRDLVVDLSARTVGRIG, from the coding sequence GTGCACAGGACAGTGCGCCGGCATCTGGGGAAGGTGCTGGCGGGGGCCGCGATAGCGGTGACCGGGACGGCGGTGATGATCGGGGTGACACTGCCGGGTCCGGCGGGCGCCGCCGACGACACGCGCGGCGGGCGCACCGGGTCCGCGACCGCCGCCGGTTCCACGGGGGGCGAGCAGAGCGCGCAGGGGGACCGGGCCGCCGAGGACGGCGGGAGCGCGCAGGCAGGGCAGGCGCCGGAGCCGGGCGTCGTCGAGGCCGCCCCGGCCGAAGGGGAGCAGGGCACTGGCCGGGACCCGCTGACCGACGCCGAGCTGGAGCGGGTGGAGAAGCTCGCGCTGACGCCGTCGCAGTTCGCGGGCGGCAGGGACGTCGAGGGCGACCGGGGACCGCAGCACCTCGCCACGAACCTGAGCGAGATTCAGCCGTCCGAGGTCGACGACGCCGCGCCGCCGCGCCGCGCGGACATCTCGTACTACGACTACAAGCGCGACGCCCTGGTGACGAAGACCGTCAACCTCGCCACCGGAAAGGTGGAGCGGACCGGCGTGCTCAAGGGCGTACAGCCCTCGCCGACCCGCGCGGAGAACCGTGAGGCCACGGAGCTGATCCTGGCGAGCCCGCACGGGAAGGGCCTGAAGGAGGACTACCAGGACGCCATGGGCAAGCCGCTGACCTCGGTGGACCAGCTGTGGGTGAACGGTGGCATCTACCGGGCGGACCGGGAGGAGAACGTGCCGGCGGCGCTCGCGAAGTGCGGCGAGCACCGCTGCGTCCGCGTCACGTCCAAGGTCGTGAACGGGCCGTGGATCGACACCCGCGACCTCGTCGTCGACCTGAGTGCGAGGACGGTCGGCCGTATCGGCTGA